A single genomic interval of Spirosoma linguale DSM 74 harbors:
- a CDS encoding hypothetical protein (KEGG: geo:Geob_3533 UspA domain protein), whose protein sequence is MSVDFVFGEAGIVRIGICQQLFLNPPFILQQRMKKILLLTDFSEASRHALYFARSFFSESIADFHLLCAYPTQSDEDYSTSHLTQSVQTAFADQLQTVIADVQRQSVKGWHSFRASVLPGTLLDVVQRTLQSESYDVVILGGKKDGTNELFGNSATLLVRHLTTNMMIVPADLPIQPVHRIVLATDFSSLTNWELLQPVKDIVALKGAILTLLTIDVPGKKMIHVEQERRIRHFFDPVKPAIARLQAPSVKDGIDAYLNGHMADLLVTIPKHKGWADALSGKSTTRKLVYSPDVPVLTLYNPDSSPFTTSPLCTRSYY, encoded by the coding sequence GTGAGTGTTGATTTTGTTTTCGGCGAAGCCGGTATCGTTCGTATCGGTATCTGCCAGCAGCTATTCCTGAACCCCCCTTTTATTCTTCAGCAACGCATGAAAAAGATACTCCTGCTAACTGATTTTTCGGAAGCGTCGCGCCATGCGCTTTACTTCGCCCGCTCTTTTTTTAGCGAGTCAATTGCCGATTTTCATCTGCTCTGTGCCTATCCCACCCAGTCTGATGAGGATTACAGTACATCGCACCTAACGCAGAGCGTACAAACCGCTTTTGCCGATCAGTTACAGACCGTTATTGCCGATGTTCAACGACAGTCGGTTAAAGGCTGGCACAGCTTTCGCGCATCGGTCCTGCCCGGTACGTTACTCGATGTGGTGCAGAGGACCCTCCAGTCAGAGTCTTACGATGTGGTCATTCTGGGCGGTAAAAAAGATGGAACGAACGAATTGTTTGGCAATAGCGCCACGCTACTGGTCCGTCATCTGACCACAAACATGATGATCGTACCTGCCGATTTGCCAATACAACCTGTTCACCGGATTGTGCTGGCTACGGATTTTTCCAGCCTGACAAATTGGGAACTTCTTCAGCCCGTCAAAGATATTGTAGCGCTCAAAGGAGCGATTCTTACCCTGTTAACGATTGATGTACCGGGAAAAAAGATGATTCATGTGGAACAGGAACGGCGAATCCGGCACTTTTTCGACCCGGTTAAACCGGCTATCGCCCGGCTACAGGCACCTTCTGTCAAAGACGGCATAGATGCCTACCTGAACGGGCATATGGCCGATTTGCTCGTAACGATTCCCAAACATAAGGGCTGGGCCGACGCGCTGTCGGGTAAAAGCACGACGCGCAAGCTGGTTTATTCGCCCGATGTTCCGGTACTCACACTCTATAACCCTGATTCTTCACCATTTACTACATCACCGCTATGTACAAGATCTTATTATTGA
- a CDS encoding ErfK/YbiS/YcfS/YnhG family protein (PFAM: ErfK/YbiS/YcfS/YnhG family protein~KEGG: sat:SYN_00224 peptidoglycan binding protein) → MSRLLLILLFLFTVYSVKAQSAADWLRLRRYATDIGVDSLCHTPDAPCLKQYFTQIVYGRTPRHVGYQGVPESMDTLRLNRLTRQFIAGSDWCPLLDSLESPDRSYRQLKEYCMRCLIDDYMSDSLTIEQVQETLNTYRWLNRFRNSKRIVVNIPSATLRVIDRQGKTLLNSRVVVGKADTPTPLFTAFIPSLVMYPYWNVPRSIMVKEMLPRIQKNPALVLSFLNLDVIDAKGQVVDPKTVNWSVSASAVYNGSFPYRLRQATGCANALGVLKFNVNSPYDVYLHDTNARHAFASENRQLSHGCIRVEKPAELANLLLGYTRFSDDYLTSCPKNASPKTVQLPVSVPVITTYNVLDIDAAGAIQVYPDVYGKWRLAL, encoded by the coding sequence ATGAGCCGTTTGCTACTTATCCTGCTGTTCCTGTTCACGGTATATTCTGTAAAAGCCCAATCCGCTGCCGACTGGCTTCGGCTTCGTCGGTATGCTACGGACATCGGTGTTGACAGCCTGTGCCACACGCCCGACGCCCCCTGCCTGAAGCAGTATTTTACGCAGATCGTTTACGGGCGAACACCCCGCCATGTGGGCTATCAGGGCGTTCCGGAGTCGATGGATACGCTCCGATTAAACCGGCTTACCCGGCAGTTTATAGCTGGTTCTGACTGGTGTCCATTGCTGGATTCGCTCGAATCGCCGGATCGAAGCTACCGGCAGTTGAAAGAATATTGCATGCGCTGCCTGATCGATGATTATATGTCCGACTCCCTCACAATCGAACAGGTTCAGGAAACACTCAATACGTACCGGTGGCTCAACCGATTCCGCAACAGCAAACGTATTGTTGTCAATATACCATCGGCCACGCTCCGGGTTATCGACCGGCAGGGGAAAACGCTGCTCAACAGCCGGGTAGTCGTTGGCAAAGCAGATACGCCAACGCCCCTGTTTACGGCGTTCATTCCTAGTCTGGTCATGTACCCCTACTGGAATGTACCCCGCTCCATTATGGTTAAAGAAATGCTGCCCAGGATTCAGAAGAACCCGGCTCTGGTGCTAAGCTTCCTGAACTTGGATGTTATTGATGCCAAAGGGCAGGTGGTAGACCCAAAAACGGTAAACTGGTCGGTTTCCGCATCGGCCGTTTACAACGGTTCATTCCCCTACCGACTCCGGCAGGCGACCGGTTGCGCCAATGCCCTGGGTGTACTGAAGTTCAACGTAAACAGTCCTTACGATGTATACCTGCACGATACCAACGCCCGGCATGCCTTTGCCAGCGAAAACCGTCAGTTGAGTCACGGCTGCATTCGGGTTGAGAAACCAGCCGAACTGGCCAATCTGCTGCTGGGCTATACTCGTTTCAGCGACGACTACCTGACAAGCTGCCCTAAAAATGCCAGCCCTAAAACGGTTCAGTTACCCGTATCAGTACCTGTTATTACAACCTATAATGTGCTGGACATCGACGCAGCGGGGGCTATTCAGGTTTACCCCGACGTGTACGGAAAATGGCGACTGGCGCTGTAG
- a CDS encoding oxidoreductase domain protein (PFAM: oxidoreductase domain protein; Oxidoreductase domain~KEGG: cak:Caul_3785 oxidoreductase domain- containing protein), translating into MTTYSRRTFIEQIGWGVGGVMASPSLVAMAQEQANVFDGKKLTIALCGLGRYANVLKGGIAASQFCRLAGIVTGTPAKAAQWKKEYGLPDKNSYTYQNFDQIANNPDIDAVYITLPNGLHKEFTLRAAKAGKHVIVEKPMAFTEKDCQEMIDACQKAGVQLAVGYRLHYDPHHIELKRLGQQKVFGQVRLIEASLGYRLDGISPDDWHLKKAMAGGGPLMNLGVYCVQSSRYVLGEEPTAVTAQFGPVTMPHLFKEVEENITWQLHFPSGAICTSSCTSNCNIDRFFASADEGYFELEPALSYGPFKGRTSQAAFTFPVVNQQAAQIDDIARHILSNNPLPAHISGVEGRKDMRVLEGIYKAATSGQKVKLV; encoded by the coding sequence ATGACAACTTATTCAAGGCGTACGTTTATTGAGCAAATCGGATGGGGCGTTGGCGGGGTTATGGCTTCGCCCTCTCTGGTGGCCATGGCTCAGGAACAAGCGAACGTGTTTGACGGAAAAAAATTAACGATTGCTCTCTGCGGGTTGGGTCGTTATGCCAATGTTCTTAAAGGCGGGATAGCCGCGTCACAATTTTGTCGTCTGGCAGGTATCGTTACAGGCACCCCAGCGAAAGCGGCTCAGTGGAAAAAAGAATACGGGCTCCCGGATAAGAATAGCTACACCTACCAGAACTTTGATCAAATCGCCAACAACCCGGATATCGACGCAGTTTACATCACGCTACCGAACGGCTTGCATAAAGAGTTTACCCTCCGGGCCGCCAAAGCGGGTAAGCACGTTATTGTTGAGAAGCCAATGGCTTTTACCGAGAAAGACTGTCAGGAAATGATTGATGCCTGCCAGAAGGCGGGTGTCCAGTTAGCGGTTGGCTATCGGTTACACTACGATCCTCATCATATTGAGCTAAAACGATTAGGTCAACAGAAGGTCTTTGGACAGGTACGCCTGATTGAGGCTTCGTTAGGCTATCGGCTGGACGGAATAAGTCCTGATGACTGGCACTTGAAAAAAGCTATGGCGGGTGGTGGTCCCCTAATGAACCTGGGTGTTTACTGCGTTCAGAGCAGCCGTTACGTACTGGGAGAGGAGCCAACGGCGGTGACGGCTCAATTTGGGCCGGTTACCATGCCTCATTTGTTCAAGGAGGTAGAGGAGAATATCACCTGGCAACTTCATTTCCCCAGTGGGGCCATCTGCACGTCGTCATGTACCTCAAATTGTAACATTGATCGTTTTTTTGCTTCGGCCGATGAGGGTTATTTTGAACTTGAACCGGCTTTAAGCTATGGGCCGTTTAAAGGCCGAACCAGCCAGGCCGCGTTTACTTTTCCGGTTGTCAACCAGCAGGCGGCTCAGATAGATGACATTGCCCGGCATATACTGTCGAATAACCCCTTGCCCGCTCACATATCTGGTGTAGAAGGCCGTAAAGATATGCGGGTGCTGGAAGGCATTTACAAAGCGGCCACTAGTGGACAAAAGGTGAAGCTGGTGTAA
- a CDS encoding conserved hypothetical protein (KEGG: mlo:mlr4723 hypothetical protein), which translates to MLRDLSPEVTDHLLSTQFFGRIGCAADGQVLVLPVSYLYDGQAIYGQTCEGTKTRLLRKNPAVCFEVDDSCGPDCWRSVVVQGVYEELQGDERVYAEQRLGPGRIAPVKESAVGETNTERPAVNVVYRIRILSKTGRTEIKS; encoded by the coding sequence ATGTTACGTGACCTATCGCCCGAAGTAACGGACCATTTGCTAAGTACACAGTTTTTTGGTCGTATCGGCTGTGCTGCCGATGGACAGGTACTGGTGCTGCCGGTCAGCTATCTATATGATGGACAGGCTATTTATGGGCAGACCTGCGAAGGGACCAAAACCCGGTTACTCCGCAAAAATCCGGCCGTCTGTTTCGAGGTCGACGACAGTTGCGGACCGGATTGCTGGCGCAGTGTCGTTGTGCAGGGTGTGTATGAAGAGTTGCAGGGCGATGAACGGGTATATGCCGAACAACGGCTGGGCCCGGGCCGGATAGCGCCCGTTAAAGAATCCGCTGTCGGCGAAACAAACACCGAACGCCCCGCTGTCAATGTAGTGTACCGCATTCGGATTCTCAGCAAAACAGGTCGGACTGAGATAAAGTCGTGA
- a CDS encoding UspA domain protein (PFAM: UspA domain protein~KEGG: lpc:LPC_2094 hypothetical protein) has translation MKTILVPTDLTPMTDVALSVAVNLARINGSEIILLHSVIYPVPVPTPVFAETLPVITDRTLTTYQLLEQDAREILLQFVQNPAYAGVTIIPTLITNGQALVDNVTARPADLIVMSSKGAEGLEEWLIGSNAEVIVRHAHCPVLVVKQATPHFQPQNIVCAVDIDDRLKAIYHFPFQMGENGLHQFLYVMTPSDNRDPEGVREWINEFADAKGITEFESVIQHAKTVPQGVIDYANEVEADLIVLFTHGHKGLLHLLSGSVAEDVLNHTQIPVLVMRVA, from the coding sequence ATGAAAACTATCCTTGTTCCGACAGACCTCACCCCGATGACTGATGTGGCGCTGTCGGTAGCTGTCAACCTGGCCCGAATCAATGGGAGCGAAATCATCCTGCTACATTCGGTAATTTATCCGGTGCCCGTCCCTACCCCTGTTTTTGCCGAAACATTGCCTGTTATTACGGACCGCACCCTGACAACCTACCAGTTACTTGAGCAGGATGCCCGCGAAATACTGCTGCAATTTGTACAGAACCCGGCCTATGCGGGCGTTACCATCATCCCGACGCTAATCACGAACGGACAGGCATTGGTCGATAACGTGACCGCCCGACCCGCCGACCTGATTGTGATGAGTTCAAAAGGCGCGGAAGGTCTGGAAGAGTGGCTGATCGGCTCCAATGCCGAAGTCATTGTCCGACATGCGCACTGTCCGGTATTGGTGGTTAAGCAGGCGACCCCTCATTTCCAACCGCAAAACATCGTTTGCGCCGTCGACATCGACGACCGGCTGAAAGCCATTTACCACTTCCCGTTTCAGATGGGCGAGAACGGGCTGCACCAGTTCCTCTATGTGATGACGCCCTCCGACAACCGCGACCCGGAGGGGGTACGGGAGTGGATCAATGAGTTTGCAGATGCGAAAGGCATTACCGAGTTCGAATCGGTCATCCAGCACGCCAAAACCGTACCGCAAGGAGTTATCGACTACGCCAATGAGGTGGAAGCCGACCTGATTGTGTTGTTTACGCACGGCCATAAGGGCCTGCTTCATCTGCTTTCCGGCAGCGTGGCCGAAGATGTACTCAACCATACGCAAATACCCGTGCTGGTCATGCGGGTAGCGTGA
- a CDS encoding D-isomer specific 2-hydroxyacid dehydrogenase NAD-binding protein (PFAM: D-isomer specific 2-hydroxyacid dehydrogenase NAD-binding; D-isomer specific 2-hydroxyacid dehydrogenase catalytic region~KEGG: hypothetical protein ; K03778 D-lactate dehydrogenase) yields MNIAFFSTLSFEQAWFDQYRAHHRITYIPEVLTTKTAHLAQGHNAVCTFVNDDLSRPVLTLLKEMRIGVVGMRCMGTDNVDLQAITDLGMTLLHTSYSPYSIAEHTVALLMGMVRHLPEAHNRVQARNFTIDGLTGYDLHGKTVGIVGTGHIGKAFIRIMLGFGCKVLAYDVCPDRRLTEIGVTYVSLPELLRQSDVVSLHCPSTSITQHMINEQTLSLMKQSAILVNTGRGRLVDAHAVLNALDAGKLAGYAADVYEGERDYFHYDYSGKSVPDDLLNRLRKHPGVLLTAHQGFLTEDALRQIALSLINQFSFFDNKQTASITKASMC; encoded by the coding sequence ATGAATATCGCCTTTTTTAGTACGCTCTCCTTCGAGCAGGCCTGGTTCGATCAATACCGCGCTCACCACCGCATTACGTATATACCCGAGGTGTTGACGACCAAAACGGCTCATCTGGCTCAGGGACATAATGCAGTTTGTACCTTCGTTAATGACGACCTTAGCCGCCCCGTACTTACGCTGCTGAAAGAGATGCGAATAGGCGTGGTGGGAATGCGGTGTATGGGAACGGACAACGTAGACCTACAGGCCATCACCGATCTGGGTATGACGCTGCTGCACACCAGCTATTCGCCCTATTCCATTGCTGAACATACAGTTGCGCTGCTGATGGGTATGGTGCGGCATCTGCCCGAAGCGCACAACCGGGTGCAGGCCCGTAATTTTACCATCGATGGACTGACGGGGTACGACCTTCATGGCAAAACGGTGGGGATAGTGGGTACGGGCCATATCGGCAAAGCGTTTATCCGGATTATGCTGGGCTTTGGCTGTAAAGTACTCGCCTACGATGTCTGCCCTGACCGCAGACTAACGGAAATAGGGGTTACGTATGTATCGCTGCCGGAACTCCTGCGGCAGTCCGATGTCGTTTCCCTGCACTGCCCCTCAACCTCCATAACGCAGCACATGATCAACGAACAGACGCTTTCGCTGATGAAGCAAAGCGCTATACTGGTCAATACGGGACGAGGGCGCCTGGTGGATGCCCATGCTGTGCTGAATGCCCTGGATGCAGGAAAACTGGCCGGCTACGCGGCTGATGTGTATGAGGGTGAACGTGATTATTTTCACTACGATTATTCGGGCAAGTCTGTACCCGACGATCTTCTGAACCGCCTTCGTAAGCACCCCGGCGTATTGCTAACGGCTCACCAGGGTTTTCTTACGGAAGACGCCCTGCGCCAGATTGCGCTGAGCCTGATTAATCAATTCAGTTTTTTTGATAATAAACAGACGGCGTCTATCACCAAAGCGTCGATGTGTTAG
- a CDS encoding alpha-glucan phosphorylase (KEGG: nis:NIS_0944 glycogen/starch/alpha-glucan phosphorylase~TIGRFAM: alpha-glucan phosphorylase~PFAM: glycosyl transferase family 35) — MNSAAQPSSPVPACRIAYFSMEYAFVQSLKTYSGGLGFLAGSHMRSARALKQPLVAIGILWKYGYYDQIRKPDQTMDVLFMEKQYSFLVPTNLRFQIRVNHAPVWVTAYYLPPATFETAPTYFLSTDLPENDYLAQTICHRLYDPNPETRIAASILLGVGGTKLLDLLQLSPDVYHLNESHPLPVAFALYNRFGNAGAVRKRLVFTTHTPEEAGNPRTDIRLLDRMGFFDYLPLDTVRQLTGIYTDTFNWALAALRLAGRANAVSKRHQEVCQQMWGAYDNLCPIGAITNAQNARFWADEKIADAVARNDNAALVARKKTLKKELFDVVADQTGDLFRPDVFTIVWSRRFAGYKRADLLLTDPARFERLLSNPAYPVQMIWAGKPYPFDYASIGTFDRLVHISKSFANCAVLVDYGMQLSRQLKGGADLWLNTPRLTREASGTSGMTAAMNGAVNASTNDGWIPEFARNGINSFVLPEASITGPVHEQDAFDAENLYALLETVVLPLYYERPHDWAAIMKASIQDVTPYFDSDRMAAEYAETLYKINDSPSAETPDRARPLPAQTLD, encoded by the coding sequence ATGAATTCTGCTGCCCAACCCAGTTCGCCAGTTCCCGCCTGCCGGATTGCTTACTTTTCCATGGAATATGCCTTTGTTCAATCCCTTAAAACCTACTCGGGCGGCCTGGGTTTTCTGGCCGGATCGCACATGCGGAGTGCCAGGGCATTGAAGCAGCCGCTGGTAGCCATCGGTATCCTGTGGAAATACGGTTACTACGACCAGATTCGCAAACCCGACCAGACCATGGATGTATTGTTCATGGAGAAGCAGTATAGCTTTCTGGTGCCGACCAACCTGCGGTTTCAGATTCGGGTCAATCACGCGCCGGTTTGGGTAACGGCCTACTACCTGCCGCCAGCCACATTTGAAACGGCACCGACCTATTTTCTATCGACCGATCTGCCCGAGAACGACTACCTGGCCCAAACGATCTGCCATCGGCTGTACGACCCCAATCCCGAAACGCGCATTGCAGCCAGTATTTTACTCGGCGTTGGCGGCACAAAACTGCTTGATCTTTTACAGCTTTCGCCCGATGTGTATCACCTGAACGAAAGCCATCCATTGCCGGTCGCCTTCGCGCTCTATAATCGGTTTGGCAATGCCGGGGCTGTTCGAAAACGACTGGTGTTTACTACCCATACGCCCGAAGAAGCCGGGAACCCCCGTACCGATATTCGCCTGCTCGACCGGATGGGCTTTTTCGATTACCTGCCACTCGATACCGTACGACAACTTACGGGCATCTATACCGATACCTTCAACTGGGCACTGGCTGCCCTTCGGCTGGCCGGGCGGGCCAATGCGGTTTCGAAACGCCATCAGGAAGTGTGTCAGCAGATGTGGGGGGCCTACGATAACCTCTGCCCTATCGGCGCCATTACCAACGCCCAGAATGCCCGCTTCTGGGCCGACGAAAAAATAGCCGATGCCGTGGCCCGTAATGACAATGCGGCCCTGGTGGCGCGAAAAAAAACGCTCAAAAAAGAACTGTTTGATGTCGTTGCCGATCAGACCGGCGACCTGTTCAGGCCCGACGTGTTTACGATTGTCTGGTCGCGTCGGTTTGCCGGGTACAAACGCGCCGATTTATTACTTACCGATCCCGCCCGGTTTGAACGACTGCTCAGCAATCCGGCCTATCCGGTGCAGATGATCTGGGCGGGTAAACCCTACCCGTTCGACTACGCCAGTATCGGCACATTCGACCGGCTGGTGCATATCAGTAAGAGTTTTGCTAACTGCGCAGTTCTGGTGGATTATGGGATGCAGCTTTCCCGACAGCTTAAAGGCGGAGCAGACCTGTGGCTCAACACCCCACGACTGACGCGGGAGGCCTCCGGCACCAGCGGCATGACAGCCGCCATGAACGGGGCAGTCAACGCGTCGACCAACGATGGCTGGATACCTGAATTTGCCCGAAATGGTATCAATAGTTTTGTGCTGCCCGAAGCCAGTATTACCGGGCCGGTTCATGAACAGGACGCTTTTGACGCCGAAAATCTCTATGCCTTACTCGAAACGGTGGTGTTGCCTCTCTATTACGAGCGACCCCATGATTGGGCCGCTATCATGAAAGCCAGCATACAGGATGTAACACCTTATTTCGACTCAGATCGAATGGCGGCAGAATACGCCGAAACCTTGTATAAAATTAACGACAGCCCTTCGGCAGAAACTCCCGACAGAGCTAGACCATTACCGGCACAGACGCTGGATTGA
- a CDS encoding transcriptional regulator, Crp/Fnr family (PFAM: response regulator receiver; cyclic nucleotide-binding; regulatory protein Crp~SMART: response regulator receiver; cyclic nucleotide-binding; regulatory protein Crp~KEGG: lch:Lcho_2296 response regulator receiver sensor signal transduction histidine kinase): MKTILLIEDNEAIRENTAEILELTGYTVETAENGKLGVEKALARKPDLVICDIMMPVLDGYGVLHIFNKNPQLSGVPFIFLTAKTERNDLRKGMELGADDYLTKPFDESELLSAIEGRLNRFAHLKPDYDLVHEGLDQFMDDARRVGNLQSLSADRKVHAVRKKQYIYSEGDEATRLYFLKSGRVKAVRINTDGKELIMEIYTPGDFFGYLPLLDGRRYTESAITMEDSELHYIPMEDFQQLLLANQEVSQHFIQLLAGRVAEREEKLVGMAYNSLRRRVADTVLRLHNQHNGEIIQLSRDDLAAIVGTATESLIRTLSEFRQDGLIEVIAPAGIRVLQPEKLRRANW; the protein is encoded by the coding sequence ATGAAAACTATTTTGTTGATCGAAGACAATGAAGCTATCCGCGAAAATACAGCCGAGATCCTTGAGCTGACGGGCTATACCGTCGAGACTGCCGAAAATGGTAAGCTGGGGGTTGAAAAAGCCCTTGCCAGGAAGCCCGATCTGGTCATCTGCGACATTATGATGCCGGTACTGGATGGCTACGGGGTGCTGCATATTTTTAATAAAAATCCACAGCTGTCGGGGGTGCCGTTCATCTTCCTGACGGCTAAAACGGAACGGAACGACCTGCGAAAAGGCATGGAGCTGGGTGCCGACGACTACCTGACCAAACCGTTCGATGAATCCGAACTGCTTAGTGCGATTGAAGGGCGGCTGAACCGATTTGCGCACCTTAAGCCGGACTATGACCTGGTGCACGAAGGACTCGATCAGTTCATGGACGATGCCCGTAGGGTAGGGAATCTGCAAAGCCTGTCGGCCGATCGTAAGGTGCATGCGGTGCGGAAGAAGCAGTATATCTATTCGGAAGGAGACGAAGCCACCCGTCTGTATTTTCTTAAATCGGGTCGGGTCAAAGCGGTTCGGATCAATACCGACGGCAAAGAGCTTATCATGGAAATCTATACCCCCGGTGATTTTTTTGGCTATCTCCCTCTCCTCGATGGTCGCCGGTATACCGAATCGGCCATAACGATGGAGGATTCGGAACTGCATTATATCCCGATGGAGGATTTTCAGCAGTTGTTACTGGCCAATCAGGAAGTAAGTCAGCATTTTATCCAGTTGCTGGCTGGCCGCGTGGCCGAACGCGAAGAGAAGCTGGTGGGTATGGCTTATAATTCGCTCCGGCGCCGGGTAGCGGATACGGTCCTGCGGCTGCATAATCAGCATAACGGTGAGATTATCCAGCTCTCGCGGGATGATCTGGCCGCAATTGTTGGTACCGCTACCGAATCCCTGATTCGTACCCTGAGCGAGTTCCGGCAGGATGGCCTCATCGAAGTGATTGCGCCAGCGGGTATTCGGGTGCTGCAACCTGAAAAGCTACGCCGGGCCAACTGGTAA
- a CDS encoding PAS/PAC sensor signal transduction histidine kinase (KEGG: psa:PST_1123 sensor histidine kinase/response regulator~TIGRFAM: PAS sensor protein~PFAM: ATP-binding region ATPase domain protein; PAS fold domain protein; histidine kinase A domain protein~SMART: ATP-binding region ATPase domain protein; histidine kinase A domain protein; PAS domain containing protein) yields the protein MLTALNSNTLTNLLFEKSEDFIGIYDLNEERFVRVNEVGARMLGFVSEAAMLADPIRSRSLRFQPLSDEDRATLITQIRQTNHFEEMIQVGRQDGRPLMGRLVINSFAENEQAYALIRLIDQARLVQAERELEHSVRRYEAIFSSATIGIIVCDKQGAIVSANQLANQLFGYTTDEMMALTIEQLVPTRISHYHEKLRQSFNESPQVRAMGHNRDLNAQRKDGSVFPVEVSLSYFRLEDELYAVAYIIDSTFKKEAERQLLTHRDDIERLNADLEQKVVDRTHALMNTLDQLEQSKDELARALAVERELGELKSRFVAMASHEFRTPLTAVLTSATLIEKYTTSDQQDKREKHLMRIRASVNHLNDILEEFLSVGKLEEGKVETHPIEIDLAKLVDETITDMRSALKPGQTIQTHIDCTGTIWIDPSMLRKILVNLLSNAVKYSGLDSVVSLWATCSEANLKLVIEDQGVGIAKEDQEHLFERFFRARNVTNIAGTGLGLHIVGRYVDLMGGTITLTSELNKGTTLILNLPYENYFVDRRQ from the coding sequence ATGTTAACAGCATTAAACTCAAATACGTTAACGAACTTACTTTTCGAGAAGAGCGAAGATTTTATCGGTATATATGACCTTAACGAAGAGCGGTTTGTACGGGTGAACGAGGTTGGGGCACGTATGCTTGGCTTCGTGTCGGAGGCTGCTATGCTGGCTGATCCAATTCGATCCCGGTCGCTACGGTTTCAGCCGTTGAGTGATGAAGATCGCGCTACGTTGATTACGCAAATTCGCCAAACAAATCATTTCGAAGAGATGATCCAGGTTGGACGGCAGGACGGACGGCCTCTTATGGGTCGTCTTGTTATTAATTCGTTCGCCGAAAACGAACAGGCGTATGCCCTTATCCGCCTTATTGATCAGGCCCGGTTAGTCCAGGCCGAACGTGAACTGGAGCACAGTGTTCGCCGGTATGAAGCCATTTTTTCCAGTGCCACCATTGGTATAATCGTTTGCGATAAGCAAGGAGCTATCGTATCGGCCAACCAACTGGCTAATCAGCTGTTTGGTTACACTACCGACGAAATGATGGCGCTGACCATTGAGCAATTGGTGCCCACGCGCATAAGCCATTACCACGAGAAACTCCGGCAGTCCTTTAATGAAAGTCCGCAGGTGCGCGCTATGGGTCACAATCGCGACCTTAACGCACAGCGTAAAGACGGGTCCGTTTTTCCCGTTGAAGTCAGCCTTAGCTACTTCCGGCTCGAAGATGAACTGTATGCGGTTGCCTATATAATTGATAGTACGTTTAAAAAAGAAGCCGAACGGCAGTTACTCACTCACCGCGACGATATAGAACGGCTCAATGCCGATCTGGAACAAAAAGTGGTCGACCGTACCCATGCGCTCATGAATACACTCGACCAGCTGGAGCAGTCCAAAGACGAACTGGCCAGGGCGCTGGCGGTAGAGCGGGAGCTTGGCGAACTGAAATCCCGTTTTGTGGCGATGGCCTCCCATGAATTTCGTACGCCCCTGACCGCCGTGCTGACGTCGGCTACGTTGATCGAAAAATACACCACGAGCGATCAGCAGGATAAGCGCGAGAAACACCTTATGCGAATCAGGGCATCGGTAAACCACCTCAACGATATTCTGGAGGAGTTCTTGTCGGTCGGTAAACTCGAAGAGGGGAAAGTGGAAACGCATCCCATCGAGATTGATCTGGCCAAACTGGTAGACGAAACCATTACCGACATGCGGTCGGCCCTGAAACCCGGTCAGACGATTCAGACCCATATCGACTGTACGGGAACGATCTGGATAGACCCCTCGATGCTTCGCAAAATTCTGGTCAATTTATTGAGTAATGCCGTAAAATATTCCGGCCTTGATTCGGTTGTATCGCTATGGGCTACCTGCTCTGAGGCCAACCTGAAGCTGGTTATTGAAGACCAGGGGGTAGGTATTGCCAAAGAAGATCAGGAACATCTGTTTGAACGATTTTTTCGGGCCAGAAACGTGACCAACATCGCGGGTACCGGCTTGGGACTCCACATCGTCGGTCGTTATGTCGACCTGATGGGGGGCACTATTACGCTAACCAGTGAACTCAACAAAGGGACAACCCTTATCTTAAACCTTCCTTATGAAAACTATTTTGTTGATCGAAGACAATGA